Proteins from a single region of Vulgatibacter sp.:
- a CDS encoding deoxyhypusine synthase family protein yields MTPTDLPILDFVLGNYKNFNARSTRDAILAYWKHVEGGGRMYWAVAGAMSSAQLGITLAPAIRAGLVHGLSVTGANLEESLFRLVAHHGYKDFPDYRYFTKQDDTKILADRMRRVTDTSIPEDEAFRAVEKIIVPMWKRASESGERRFWHEYFYDVIQAIDPAAYEGDPESCWLLAAAKARLPLVVPGYEDSTFGNIFASYVKSGECSASIAKSGVEYMADFYDRYQALSEGAGVGFFQIGGGIAGDFPICVVPSIKYDLGQPVKPWAYFCQISDSTTSYGSYSGATPNEKITWDKLTEQTPMFVIESDATIVAPLVLGALLECKADPAGARALITRHLG; encoded by the coding sequence GTGACCCCCACCGATCTCCCAATCCTCGATTTCGTTCTCGGCAACTACAAGAACTTCAACGCCCGCTCGACCCGCGACGCGATCCTCGCCTACTGGAAACACGTCGAGGGGGGCGGCCGGATGTACTGGGCCGTGGCCGGCGCCATGTCGTCGGCGCAGCTCGGCATCACCCTCGCGCCCGCGATCCGCGCCGGCCTGGTCCACGGCCTCTCGGTCACCGGCGCGAACCTCGAGGAGTCGCTCTTCCGCCTCGTCGCCCACCACGGCTACAAGGACTTCCCCGACTACCGCTACTTCACCAAGCAGGACGACACGAAGATCCTCGCAGACCGGATGCGCCGGGTCACCGACACCAGCATCCCGGAGGACGAGGCCTTCCGCGCGGTGGAGAAGATCATCGTCCCGATGTGGAAGCGGGCCAGCGAGAGCGGTGAGCGCAGGTTCTGGCACGAGTACTTCTACGACGTGATCCAGGCGATCGATCCCGCCGCGTACGAGGGGGATCCCGAGAGCTGCTGGCTGCTCGCCGCTGCGAAGGCCCGCCTGCCGCTGGTGGTCCCCGGCTACGAGGACTCGACCTTCGGCAACATCTTCGCCTCCTACGTGAAGTCGGGCGAGTGCAGCGCGAGCATCGCGAAGTCCGGCGTCGAGTACATGGCCGACTTCTACGACCGCTACCAGGCGCTCTCGGAAGGCGCAGGCGTCGGCTTCTTCCAGATCGGCGGCGGCATCGCCGGCGACTTCCCGATCTGCGTGGTCCCGTCGATCAAATACGACCTCGGGCAGCCGGTGAAGCCCTGGGCCTACTTCTGCCAGATCAGCGACTCGACCACCTCCTACGGCTCCTACTCCGGCGCCACGCCCAACGAGAAGATCACCTGGGACAAGCTCACCGAGCAGACGCCGATGTTCGTGATCGAGTCGGACGCGACGATCGTGGCGCCCCTCGTCCTCGGCGCCCTGCTCGAGTGCAAGGCCGATCCGGCTGGTGCCCGGGCGCTGATCACCCGCCACCTCGGCTGA
- a CDS encoding PPC domain-containing protein has protein sequence MSPYRYATGSAPAGDLDVFSFEVTAATSYTLATAVDVNRNPCHTLLHGRNTYLRVYDANGGLVDENDNASPNNGCAALTFVAASSGTHYVEVSGAAGSAVNIWYLWID, from the coding sequence TTGAGCCCCTACCGCTACGCGACCGGCAGCGCGCCGGCAGGTGATCTCGACGTCTTCTCCTTCGAGGTGACGGCGGCGACGAGCTACACGCTCGCCACCGCGGTCGACGTCAACCGCAACCCCTGCCACACACTCCTGCATGGGCGGAACACCTACCTGCGCGTCTACGACGCCAACGGCGGGCTCGTCGACGAAAACGACAACGCCTCGCCGAACAACGGCTGCGCTGCGCTCACCTTCGTGGCAGCCAGCTCCGGGACCCACTACGTGGAGGTGAGCGGCGCTGCAGGGAGTGCCGTGAACATCTGGTACCTCTGGATCGACTGA
- a CDS encoding PRC-barrel domain-containing protein gives MRLSDDDLHGRSVIAADGMAIGELSVFYFDSDTWQVQSCEVKLRKDAAERLGAERSMFRGPGTIEIPTRLIRSVGDAILLSVTIDELRQVLPSASEPAPAP, from the coding sequence ATGAGGCTTTCAGACGACGATCTGCACGGACGGAGCGTGATCGCAGCCGACGGGATGGCGATCGGAGAGCTCTCCGTTTTCTACTTCGACAGCGACACCTGGCAGGTGCAGTCGTGCGAGGTGAAGCTGCGCAAGGATGCGGCCGAGCGCCTCGGCGCGGAGCGGAGCATGTTCCGTGGCCCCGGAACGATCGAGATCCCCACGCGGCTCATTCGCTCCGTCGGCGATGCGATTCTCCTCTCGGTGACGATCGACGAGCTGCGCCAGGTTCTGCCCAGCGCGAGCGAGCCAGCGCCGGCCCCGTAG